From Montipora foliosa isolate CH-2021 chromosome 6, ASM3666993v2, whole genome shotgun sequence, a single genomic window includes:
- the LOC138008121 gene encoding inactive tyrosine-protein kinase PEAK1-like isoform X1, protein MSACDNFVEQLWRKGKCANCFQSREKHENKLELRDETTLNGRKSKEVLANPHSQNNQTFNTEKKAGTLKKENIAENTISEGASGIKTITPLATRDNNSSIVITESNTSKTEQEIKFSLGIKPKPIPRPKPRLPSRPADSEQQVTSRDENLPESKGNLPVSDSVPHEDSLGKSHSEPQCNAKFVAKTELVLSSIPDDSFKEFRESNNESNIKIVCETVVDEQAIENIEDSNNTSSADRGNLVKISSKSDIRKLSENEKDLSDLKIESESDSDVDGYVPMKRNIVLFTADPVQVPNIHETDVMEPNTDVSREKMTSEPGSFYTTNTCDPGVDEEREQPSCVLEFRNPLCLIANELEMDDFERTVAERTNGSCDESNSNEIRSKFDSAEPFYVNKPANESSNEIGSCCHDSGYENTRLSNERSSSSSASGSNSDVATNGRVNEQLITSKEVPDVFREKNGYVVMDSSGTSSSSWGSSTWDSCSTSDFPENSCEGLLVEKASGKLNAMNKVDKPQPEVIEDKPSNEQSLAKEKCNTADGHVYENTTPTPLTKPYKVVDISMGVACPITQGQNDLPPLPPKEKDLKKDQVDEFRHHVYLEPSEEAPCKPECSLLDGKKESIPVMKGTAFSSPPSSPASKNIAEKSPAVRRAPAPRPRSKVPSQFGSLPRPAPRISRILTDVIRTENTEFQEKKDVNSPPVAAISPLPDTSVPDPPSHRRRLSFNSNHVTGPTSPLPHGNLDEPSEGVPLSPDNSTVGEVSEGPVKPQRSAPPPPPSAAILPLPDTSVPDPPSHRRRLSFKNSNHVTSPTSPLPHGSLDEPSEGVPLSPDNNTVGEVFEGPVKPQRSAPPPPPSASSPPPPKSPVSQPVTPIKSVSPSASQTKPTRSSTFSGPHNIATATSPTPAKAQPSPKSTLRRAFASMKKFGGKKKNRLSKTLEISAPIVMKDDVLGIFTPKEITPHPTSSDANLVETEQTSLVDPEISKRAEVSSVVISETSTTPNRPLSPPYSLPIDALPTVERTSIMQSHPGIGYINFPLSKGGGTLEKPKKPPRVAKLVKPFQHSEATTTDSLSHGGEEPTYLQPNQDEITLKMEAALANLNDAEILAETLSRVEQEKLGPLPAIPRSRQVRFQCEKPNASKESAGDKPDPAGRPMRVVSPTLIHNSAVKDDSKSLPRFPSRPPSTKATLHSTRERSYSFDSRSLLTKKPVVRSRSLSGSAGLEKRYNRILKLQLQTLEEMIDSWLEELLPDNGLDLSDTRWSDYEVCGEALDIKCPGAVLVPVKCAMFWEGNKKLLAKVEYPTSSSRAVELSPYKLDMRVTETIPNHVNISRVLTHFTDAIPGDVIGRADCDSYETSVSISDQIPCETVAYFVKRTKQEHENDPETYEKRICLLMLQLLSAIDHLHREALAHRDLKAENLYLLDCGLLVVCNFQHALQQAKTTRPSPFIISKSAADDLGGNWEHLPPEILNSPEEAALLNYEECDTFAAGCLVYELLHRPNPFAVNRLLIQQDFDQSDLPPIPVKSQFSKGLCTIARQLLQRLPQERPSAREALQMFQVLLWGPRELEDESIESAISDWLETERAHTVAMIARNQMQKGCIKDEFVEMFMKCQFLVDASVETVAYIYQQLDLDK, encoded by the exons ATGTCTGCCTGTGATAACTTTGTCGAACAACTATGGAGAAAAGGAAAATGTGCGAACTGTTTTCAATCAAGAGAGAAGCATGAAAATAAGCTTGAACTGCGAGACGAAACCACCCTCAATGGTCGTAAATCCAAGGAAGTGTTGGCCAATCCTCATAGTCAAAACAATCAAACGTTCAACACAGAAAAGAAAGcaggaacattaaaaaaagaaaatattgcagAGAATACCATCTCAGAAGGAGCAAGTGGCATCAAAACAATCACACCTTTAGCTACGCGAGACAACAACAGCAGTATCGTTATTACTGAAAGCAATACAAGCAAAACagaacaagaaataaaattttctctTGGTATCAAACCCAAGCCGATACCTCGGCCGAAGCCAAGACTGCCCTCTCGACCGGCAGATTCCGAACAACAAGTGACAAGTCGTGACGAAAACCTTCCGGAATCAAAAGGCAATTTACCGGTAAGTGATTCCGTGCCGCACGAAGATTCTCTTGGGAAATCCCATAGTGAACCACAATGTAACGCAAAGTTTGTAGCGAAAACAGAACTTGTGTTGTCTTCAATACCGGATGACAGTTTTAAAGAGTTTAGAGAGTCAAACAACGAGTCGAATATCAAAATTGTTTGCGAGACAGTTGTTGATGAGCAAGCCATAGAGAATATCGAAGATTCGAATAATACGTCTTCAGCGGATCGAGGCAATCTTGTCAAAATCTCGTCGAAGAGTGACATTAGAAAGTTATCAGAAAATGAAAAGGACCTGTCAGACCTtaaaattgaaagtgaaagcGACAGTGACGTCGATGGGTATGTCCCGATGAAGCGCAATATAGTTTTGTTCACCGCTGATCCAGTTCAAGTTCCCAATATTCACGAAACAGATGTAATGGAACCAAACACCGATGTTAGTCGAGAAAAAATGACCTCTGAGCCTGGATCTTTTTACACGACAAATACATGTGATCCTGGAGTCGACGAAGAAAGAGAGCAGCCTTCTTGTGTCTTAGAATTTCGAAATCCTCTGTGTTTAATTGCAAACGAATTAGAAATGGATGACTTTGAGAGAACGGTAGCCGAGAGAACAAATGGCTCGTGCGATGAATCGAATTCTAATGAGATTAGGAGCAAATTTGACAGCGCTGAGCCGTTTTACGTAAACAAACCAGCTAACGAGAGCAGCAATGAGATAGGATCATGCTGCCATGATTCAGGATACGAAAATACTAGATTATCGAATGAGAGAAGTTCTTCGAGCAGTGCCTCAGGCAGTAATTCTGATGTTGCTACTAATGGGAGAGTTAACGAACAACTTATAACTTCAAAGGAAGTGCCAGATGTTTTTCGGGAAAAAAACGGCTATGTTGTTATGGATTCCAGTGGAACTTCCAGTAGCTCTTGGGGAAGCAGCACTTGGGATAGCTGCAGTACATCAGATTTTCCCGAAAACAGTTGTGAAGGTCTCCTTGTGGAAAAAGCATCTGGAAAATTGAATGCTATGAATAAGGTTGACAAACCTCAGCCAGAAGTGATCGAAGACAAGCCCAGTAATGAACAATCATTGGCCAAAGAGAAATGCAACACTGCTGATGGCCATGTTTATGAGAATACAACACCAACTCCTCTTACAAAACCTTACAAGGTGGTTGATATTAGTATGGGTGTAGCATGTCCCATTACACAGGGACAAAATGATCTCCCACCCTTACCCCCAAAAGAGAAGGACTTGAAGAAAGATCAAGTTGATGAATTCAGACATCATGTTTATCTTGAACCTTCAGAAGAAGCCCCTTGCAAACCAGAGTGCAGTTTACTAGATGGAAAGAAAGAGTCAATACCTGTCATGAAAGGAACTGCTTTTTCTAGCCCCCCATCAAGCCCTGCAAGTAAAAATATTGCGGAGAAGAGTCCTGCCGTCCGTAGAGCCCCAGCACCAAGGCCACGATCCAAAGTACCTTCCCAGTTTGGTTCCTTACCCAGACCTGCCCCTCGCATATCAAGGATTCTTACAGATGTAATTAGAACAGAGAACACAGAGttccaagaaaagaaagatgTTAATTCTCCACCAGTTG ctGCAATTTCACCCTTACCTGATACTTCAGTTCCTGATCCACCCAGTCATCGCAGACGGCTGTCATTTAACTCAAATCATGTGACAGGTCCAACATCACCCCTACCCCATGGGAACTTGGATGAACCAAGTGAAGGTGTACCTCTGAGTCCAGACAATAGCACAGTAGGGGAGGTATCCGAGGGGCCTGTCAAACCACAAAGAAGTGctccaccccctccccctagtG CTGCAATTTTACCCTTACCTGATACTTCAGTTCCTGATCCACCCAGTCATCGCAGACGGCTGTCATTTAAGAACTCAAATCATGTGACAAGTCCCACATCACCCCTACCCCATGGGAGCTTGGATGAACCAAGTGAAGGTGTACCTCTGAGTCCTGACAATAACACAGTAGGGGAGGTATTCGAGGGGCCTGTCAAACCACAAAGAAGTGctccaccccctccccctagtG CTTCCAGTCCCCCACCACCAAAGTCGCCCGTTTCGCAGCCTGTGACACCGATCAAATCAGTAAGTCCCAGTGCTTCCCAAACAAAGCCGACTCGTTCCTCGACTTTTTCTGGTCCCCACAACATTGCCACTGCCACGAGTCCAACCCCTGCAAAAGCCCAGCCGTCTCCCAAGTCAACGCTTAGGAGAGCGTTTGCATCCATGAAGAAATTTGGtggcaaaaagaaaaaccgaCTCAGTAAAACACTTGAAATAAGTGCGCCAATAGTCATGAAGGATGACGTCCTGGGAATTTTTACTCCTAAAGAGATCACACCACACCCAACCTCATCAGATGCAAATTTAGTTGAAACTGAACAGACAAGCTTGGTGGATCCCGAGATTTCGAAAAGGGCGGAAGTGAGCTCTGTTGTTATTTCAGAAACGTCAACAACACCGAACAGGCCACTGTCACCTCCATATTCGCTGCCAATAGACGCCCTTCCTACTGTAGAACGAACCTCTATAATGCAGAGCCACCCAGGTATCGGCTACATTAACTTCCCTCTGTCCAAAGGCGGTGGCACTTTAGAGAAACCTAAAAAGCCCCCTCGAGTAGCTAAACTTGTGAAGCCGTTTCAACACAGTGAGGCGACCACTACGGATTCATTGAGTCACGGAGGTGAAGAACCAACCTATCTGCAACCAAATCAGGACGAGATAACTCTCAAAATGGAGGCGGcgttggcaaatttgaacgaTGCTGAAATTCTTGCCGAGACACTGTCAAGAGTCGAGCAAGAAAAGCTTGGTCCCCTACCAGCTATTCCACGGTCTCGGCAAGTTCGGTTTCAATGTGAGAAACCTAATGCATCGAAGGAATCCGCAGGTGACAAACCCGACCCTGCTGGACGGCCAATGCGAGTGGTTTCACCAACTCTCATCCACAATTCAGCAGTTAAGGACGATTCTAAATCTCTTCCTAGGTTTCCATCAAGACCACCAAGTACCAAAGCTACTTTGCATTCCACACGAGAAAGGTCCTACAGTTTTGACAGCCGATCACTGCTGACAAAGAAGCCTGTGGTGCGAAGTAGAAGTCTTTCCGGCTCTGCTGGTCTCGAGAAGCGTTATAATAGAATTTTAAAGCTGCAATTGCAAACTTTGGAAGAAATGATTGATTCGTGGTTGGAAGAGCTACTCCCAGATAATGGTCTGGATTTGTCAGACACGAGGTGGTCAGATTATGAGGTGTGTGGTGAAGCATTAGACATTAAATGCCCTGGAGCAGTTCTTGTTCCAGTCAAATGCGCCATGTTTTGGGAAGGAAACAAGAAATTGCTTGCAAAG GTCGAATACCCAACATCCTCTTCTCGTGCAGTGGAACTTTCACCTTACAAACTCGACATGCGTGTTACGGAAACTATTCCGAATCACGTTAACATCTCACGTGTCCTTACGCATTTCACGGATGCCATACCCGGTGATGTCATTGGAAGAGCTGACTGCGATTCTTATGAAACATCTGTCAGCATCTCAGATCAGATTCCTTGTGAGACAGTCGcttattttgtaaaaagaaCCAAACAAGAACACGAAAACGACCCTGAAACGTACGAGAAGAGGATATGTTTGTTGATGCTACAACTCTTGAGTGCAATAGATCATTTACATAGAGAAGCTCTCGCACATCGCGATTTAAAAGCCGAAAATCTCTACTTGCTCGACTGTGGTCTCTTGGTTGTTTGCAATTTTCAACATGCGCTGCAACAGGCTAAAACTACTCGACCTAGTCCTTTTATTATAAGCAAGAGCGCGGCGGACGATCTCGGTGGGAACTGGGAACACCTTCCGCCGGAAATACTGAATTCGCCAGAAGAAGCTGCTCTTTTGAATTATGAGGAGTGTGACACATTTGCAGCGGGATGCTTGGTATACGAGTTGCTTCACAGACCAAACCCTTTTGCTGTTAATCGTCTTCTTATACAACAAGATTTCGACCAAAGTGACCTTCCACCCATTCCTGTAAAATCACAGTTTTCCAAGGGGCTTTGCACTATTGCTCGTCAGCTATTGCAAAGACTTCCCCAAGAGCGTCCGTCCGCTAGAGAAGCCCTTCAAATGTTTCAAGTGTTGTTATGGGGACCACGAGAACTTGAAGATGAAAGCATCGAAAGCGCGATAAGTGATTGGCTAGAAACTGAGCGTGCGCATACAGTTGCGATGATCGCACGAAATCAAATGCAGAAAGGATGTATCAAGGATGAATTTGTGGAGATGTTCATGAAGTGCCAATTTCTTGTGGACGCGTCCGTGGAGACTGTAGCTTACATTTATCAACAACTTGATCTTGATAAGTAA